The genomic region GGAAGCAAGAAGTAGAGCCGTACGTAATGAGCTACCTCTTTAGGAACCAGCCTCTGACCATGCAGCCTATAAAAGCACACATTTCCCTCGTCGATCAACTTCTGCAGGAGTATCCAGCTTTTAGATCTTCAAAATGCTGGCAAAGACAGTCTTGTTCGGTATCTCGGCCGTCTCGGCCGTCAATGCCTTTCAATATGGCTACAACCACGTAACCGTCCGAAAAGATATTCCATTGATTGCAGCAAATTTCAaggatgtcgatgtcgatcTTTATTCGCCGGCTTTCCTCGACCCTGGGAGTCGGCAGACAGGTTTCAAAAATGGAACCCAAGGGCCGACCTCTCACGAAGATATGGGTACGCATAAATCTAAACGTGTTGATGAACCCATGCTGACAACATGTAGAGGCCTACATGGAAAGCATTGCTTCAAAGAACGACTATATGACCTACCAAACAGCAAACTTTACATCCGAAGAACTAAGATCATTCCCATTTGTCAAGCTCTCGTCTTCAAAGGGTCCAAAGACTTCAGACAAGGTCCGAGTTTGGGTTCAAGGCGCTGTACACGGCAACGAACCAGCCGGTGATCAATCCCTCCTCGCTCTGCTTGCCAAATTCGACAAAGATCCCAAATGGGCATCAAagattctcaagaaccttgatATAGTCATCTTGCCTCGGTACAACCCTGATGGTGTTTACTACTTCCAGCGCGTACTCGCTACGAATTTTGATCCAAACCGCGATCATACTAAGCTTGCACGACAGCAGACTCGTGATATCAAGCAACTGTTCAACGAGTTTGCTCCACATGTTGCCATTGATATGCATGAGTATGGGTCATCAAGTCGATACGGTAACTACGTTCAAGCTTCTGACGGCTTATTCTCCGCTGCGAAAAACCTGAATATCAACAAGAATATTCGAGAACTCTCTGAGAAGCTGTTTGCCAAGAACATTGGAGATGCTATGGTCAAGGCTGGGCTGAGATGGGAGCCTTATGTGACTGGCAGCACTAGCACTGACCCTACTTACGTGCCCAAGCAAGTCTCGTGATTTTTGTTTTAGTTCCCTGTCAGCTGACTGGCCATAGGTTCGACGAAGCTGGCTCTGATGCCAAGATTGGTCGCAACGCAATGGGTCTCACTCAATCCATCACATTCCTGATCGAGATGCGAGGAATTGGCCTAGCAGACCAAGAATTCCAACGTCGAACTGCTGCTGGCTTGACTATGGCTAGCTCCATCATCGAAACTGCTTCCAACAACGCCCAGAAGGTCTTCAAGACCGTCGAGGGTGGTATCAAGGATTTCATCAAGTCCAAGGAACCTATTGTCATCACCGACTCGACAAAGTATAGCACACGGGTGTTCCAGATGATTGATTACACAAACGGCTCAATCGTCAAAGTTCCGGTTCAGTTTGCGTCTACTACGCCAACTACCGCGAACCTAACTCGCTCTCGACCAGAATCTTACCTTATCCCTGTTGCTTGGGCAGATGTCGCTAAGCGTCTTGAGGTTTCTGGTCTTGAAGTCGAGACTCTTAGTAAGCCCTGGAGCGGTACAGTTGAAGCATTGAATATTACATCTTCGGAGCTCAGCAGTTCGTACTACGAGGGAGCTGTGCTTGCTACTGTTACGACTGAAACCAAGAAACGACAGCTTACTCTGCCGGCTGGTAGCTTTCTAGTCAGCACCAGGCAGAAAAACGCGGGGCTGGCTCTGAATGCTTTGGAGCCTGAGAATATTGATTCTTATGCTAGTTTCAACATTATTCCTCTTGAAGTTGGGGATGAGTATCCTATTTTTAGGGTTGTTAAGGGTTAGAGAAGGATATAGGTCTGACAACAATTCGATTCTCCTTACACAGAAActtatataaagcctttaaacATGTCAAACCAAGTATAAATAATCACATTGAGGGTATTTCTCCAGATTTATGGTCACGTCAACGGTAATATCAGTCTGAAGATCAGTATTCCAGAAATTCGAGAATTGTCCCAAATACATCGTTGAGGTTCCTTTACCCCTTCGTCCTTCAGACAACAGTGGAAATTCTTCAAGGATATGGAATTTACTCTTCCCAACTTTATGAATGGATATCTATTGGGTGTAGGTTCTGCCCAGTATTGACACGGCATCCGGTATCTTTTGCCGACCCCCGTATCTAGCCTCGACTACCCTTCACCAAGCCAAAATACTACTATTCCAAATTCAGAAGGCCGATGGAGACGATGCTGCTGTGCAACGGTTGTAAGGTCATTTATCAATAGTTATCATGAACTTTCGTGCCATTGGATACGTCTCCTCACTTTTGTTTCCTCTTTGGGATGCAGCTATCTCAAGGACGACAGCTGATTGCGGAGAGTGGCTTATACATATCATCCGATATCGCCAACTCTGTATTCTCAACTCATTCACCTAATTTATGTACGTTGATATTCACAATGAGGCTTCTTACCCGGCAAGCAGCATATACGATTGCAAGAACGGCCTTTCGCAGTAAGGCACCAGTGTCCGACTTCAGCCGTGCTGGTGTTTCAACACTTCacgccaagatcaacagcCCGCCTCCAAGAATCGTCAAAAGTCAAGGATGTTGGCTGGAAACAGACCAAGGCGATCGAATCTTGGATGCATCTTCAGGTGCCGCTGTTGTTTCGATCGGACATAATGAATCGCGAGTGAAGGATGCCATTGCTGCTCAACTGGACCAGGTAGCATACTGCTACAACCCTTTCTTCACGACAGAGGCAGCAGAGAAGATTTCTAGCTTCTTGACCGAGTCTACTAATGGGGCTATGTCCAAGGTTTTCATCGTTAGCTCGGGTACGCCTTTTTCCTAATACGTAATTCAGCTGTCTCTAACAGAAATCATAGGTActgaagctgttgaagcAGCTTTAAAGATCGCTCGTCAGTATTTCACAGAGTTACCAACCCCGCAGCCATCCCGGACGAAGTTTATTGCTCGCAAGCAATCGTATCACGGAAACACGCTTGGATCTTTGGCAGTGGGCGGCCATAAAGCCCGACGTGGCGTGTACGAACCAATTCTTGCAACCAATGTGTCTCATGTTTCTCCATGCTACCCTTATCGAGAGATGAAAGCAGACGAAACAGAACAGCAATATGTTCAACGTCTAGCTAAAGAGCTAGATGACGAGTTTCAGCGTCTCGGGCCTGATACTGTTTGTGCCTTTATCGCTGAAACTGTGTCTGGGACATCATTGGGCTGTGCGCCTCCAGTACCTGGGTACTTCAAAGCTATCAAAGAAGTGTGTGATCGCCACGGTGCTCTTCTGATTATGGATGAAGTCATGTCTGGAATGGGGAGGACAGGCACGCTGCATGCTTGGGAGCCGGAGGGTGTAGTGCCAGATCTACAGACTGTTGCTAAAGGACTGGGAGCTGGCTACATGCCCGTGGGGGCCTTGCTCGTCGGTAACAAAGTTACAGACACCCTTGCAAATGGGTCAGGAGCTTTCTCTCACAGTCAAACTTATCAAGGACACCCTGTTGCATGTGCTGCCGCGTATGCTGTGCAGACTGTTATGAAAGAAGACAACATGCTGCAGAATGTGCAAAATATGGGTAAATTGCTGGGTGACAATCTTAAAGAGAGGCTAGGAGGTCACAAGAATGTGGGAGATGTCCGTGGAAGAGGACTTTACTGGGGTGTAAGTTTGACTATCGATTGTAAAGGCTTTGCTAACCGTGTCCAGTTGGAATTTGTTTGGAATAAAGAGACGAAGGAGCCTTTTGATCTGAGTGAACAAGTCGCTGGACAGCTGCACAAGGCTGGGTTGGGAGCCGATCATGGTATTTCATTGATTCCATCTACTGGCTGCCTGGACGGTGTTCGAGGAGATATGGTGATTGTCTCTCCTCCTTTCACAATCACgaaggaggagatcgagTTGCTGGTTGACAAGGTCGAAAAAGTAGTTATTTCTGTCCTGGGATCATAGATAATTGCATTACGAAACTATTCATCGAATTATCACATTATAAAAGCCTGCGTCGGTCCACCAAGTAAACTCGTCCATCGAATCGAGGACTGTGACGCCCAAATCTCCTTAACTTGGTCAATAGCCCTCAACAAATTCCAACACCCAGTGGTATTATGTAGTTTGACGAGCTTATCCAAAAAGAACTCTCTGTGATCCGGCGTCGAGCTTTCAGCCGCTACGATGAAGTATGGCCAAGCTAGGAGATGTCTTCCCACGATATCGACGTAAGCGTCGACTTGATCGAGTGATTGTTTGAACCTCTCGATCATAGGCACGGTTTCTGAGGGTGGGGGGTTAAGGATGGCGCGTTGCACGTAGATGTCGCAGGCCCATGTTGTTAAAGAGGCGAGTTGGGAGAGGAGGTCTTTTAGTTCGGGGTGGAAGCGGTCGCACCATGTTATGAATTCGAGACAggcttgttgctgagcttgGATGAAGTGAACGCCGTCGGTTTCGTTGAAGAGAGATTCTCCAAAGAGACAGACTCTGGGGAAATGTTAGTGTTTGTTGGTCACTTGTCCTCATGACCATCCTTACCTTAGTATCTGCATTTGCAGAAACCTCCTGAGGTCAGAAGTTCCTTCGCCCGCATTCTTCGCAAGTGCGTTGACCACCACTCGCAGCGAACCATAGATCAGTCTAAAGTTGTCGCTTCCACTTATCATCTCCCGAATATGCAGCAAAAGTAACGCAGTAAGTGCagaatcatcatcttggGGTGCACACTGATGAGAACGCATGATGAGTTCGCGTACAAGAGATCCATAAGCTGCTGGGTCCAGTGATATTGCAGTGCCGTTTTGTAAAGAGAGATGCTGTTCGACTACCAAAAGAACTGCTTTTCGGACCAAAGGATCTGTTTCTGCTCTCGGTAAGACGAGGTCACGATATCCGTTGAAGCCCATGTTTATGACTGCGATGAGTTGGGCAATGTTATTTGAGACTTTGGATGGTTAGATGTCATCAAGGGCTGAAGGACCTTGAGAGAAACTTACAGTAGCCAAGACAGAACCTGGACTTTGGGTCAACGTGATCTAAGCCCCAGTCTACCGATATTGGTACGTGACTTGAGACAACCAAATCTTGTATCTCATGCTCTTCCTCAGTTGTAGCATCGACTTCAACTGGGTATTGCTCGACAGTCTCATAGCCACTTGCACGAAAAGGATCATTCTGTCTCCTACAACTTGAGACTGCCGCTGACGTCGTTTCCGCAGAATTGGCTTCTACGCCATCAATAATAGGCAACGATTTGCCAACAAACTTTCCACGGGCAGCAATGCCATCGTTGAAGCGGTATCGTAGACCTAGTCCACTGCACTTGATGCCCTTGGCGGAACATTTGCCACAGGTTGGCTCTGTCCGATCACAGTCTATGCGCCGGCGAGAGCATTGATAGCACCCTGACAATTCGATCAGTCCCTACTGGCTGAGTAAATATGGATCACGGATATAACTACCTCTGACTTTGGGCCTTTTCTTCACTTTGTCCGACTTCGGAGGCGTTGCGGAGGGCATTGAGTTGAGTTCCGGGTGTTGCGGGGGCACGGTGCTCTGCGTGATGCGTATATGTATCACTGATATCACGCCTTGTCGTTCAAAGGAGACGGTGCCTCACAATATCTTGTTGAGCTATAACGGGA from Fusarium fujikuroi IMI 58289 draft genome, chromosome FFUJ_chr04 harbors:
- a CDS encoding uncharacterized protein (reviewed:yes 1), coding for MPSATPPKSDKVKKRPKVRDCDRTEPTCGKCSAKGIKCSGLGLRYRFNDGIAARGKFVGKSLPIIDGVEANSAETTSAAVSSCRRQNDPFRASGYETVEQYPVEVDATTEEEHEIQDLVVSSHVPISVDWGLDHVDPKSRFCLGYFSNNIAQLIAVINMGFNGYRDLVLPRAETDPLVRKAVLLVVEQHLSLQNGTAISLDPAAYGSLVRELIMRSHQCAPQDDDSALTALLLLHIREMISGSDNFRLIYGSLRVVVNALAKNAGEGTSDLRRFLQMQILR
- a CDS encoding related to ARG8-acetylornithine aminotransferase, yielding MRLLTRQAAYTIARTAFRSKAPVSDFSRAGVSTLHAKINSPPPRIVKSQGCWLETDQGDRILDASSGAAVVSIGHNESRVKDAIAAQLDQVAYCYNPFFTTEAAEKISSFLTESTNGAMSKVFIVSSGTEAVEAALKIARQYFTELPTPQPSRTKFIARKQSYHGNTLGSLAVGGHKARRGVYEPILATNVSHVSPCYPYREMKADETEQQYVQRLAKELDDEFQRLGPDTVCAFIAETVSGTSLGCAPPVPGYFKAIKEVCDRHGALLIMDEVMSGMGRTGTLHAWEPEGVVPDLQTVAKGLGAGYMPVGALLVGNKVTDTLANGSGAFSHSQTYQGHPVACAAAYAVQTVMKEDNMLQNVQNMGKLLGDNLKERLGGHKNVGDVRGRGLYWGLEFVWNKETKEPFDLSEQVAGQLHKAGLGADHGISLIPSTGCLDGVRGDMVIVSPPFTITKEEIELLVDKVEKVVISVLGS
- a CDS encoding related to Carboxypeptidase 2 → MLAKTVLFGISAVSAVNAFQYGYNHVTVRKDIPLIAANFKDVDVDLYSPAFLDPGSRQTGFKNGTQGPTSHEDMEAYMESIASKNDYMTYQTANFTSEELRSFPFVKLSSSKGPKTSDKVRVWVQGAVHGNEPAGDQSLLALLAKFDKDPKWASKILKNLDIVILPRYNPDGVYYFQRVLATNFDPNRDHTKLARQQTRDIKQLFNEFAPHVAIDMHEYGSSSRYGNYVQASDGLFSAAKNLNINKNIRELSEKLFAKNIGDAMVKAGLRWEPYVTGSTSTDPTYVPKQVSFDEAGSDAKIGRNAMGLTQSITFLIEMRGIGLADQEFQRRTAAGLTMASSIIETASNNAQKVFKTVEGGIKDFIKSKEPIVITDSTKYSTRVFQMIDYTNGSIVKVPVQFASTTPTTANLTRSRPESYLIPVAWADVAKRLEVSGLEVETLSKPWSGTVEALNITSSELSSSYYEGAVLATVTTETKKRQLTLPAGSFLVSTRQKNAGLALNALEPENIDSYASFNIIPLEVGDEYPIFRVVKG